A single genomic interval of Spinacia oleracea cultivar Varoflay chromosome 6, BTI_SOV_V1, whole genome shotgun sequence harbors:
- the LOC110800685 gene encoding uncharacterized protein, producing MIMVRIFIFRRSSNPNFISQFRVPSSYMSADQTAISSRPGGGGSNRGPRFLGPRFDSSSSSTYAAAASDNLRPHGAASVKVYEYITYDNERHIALASLPGMQERTIITSSLSKTYYVTGHKRVVTLREVVECPCMHCWCYKKYPRKAYYKSLREDYELRRDFITEMLSGIGFQVEFKPQGSFFIFAELLDCCEQICICIFSLILPSSVFFKVPKRRFYGRHTWTN from the exons ATGATAATGGTCCGGATTTTTATTTTCCGACGTTCTTCCAACCCTAATTTTATCTCCCAGTTTCGCGTTCCGAGTAGCTATATGTCGGCTGACCAGACCGCAATTAGCTCAAGACCTGGTGGTGGTGGAAGCAATCGAGGCCCTCGATTTCTCGGACCCCGAttcgattcttcttcttcatcgacTTATGCTGCTGCTGCCTCTGACAATCTCCGTCCTCATGGCGCCGCCTCAGTGAAG GTGTATGAATATATAACCTATGATAATGAAAGACACATAGCCCTCGCGTCACTTCCAGGAATGCAAGAGAGAACCATCATCACTTCCTCCTTGTCTAAAACTTATTATGTGACAG GGCATAAAAGGGTAGTGACCTTAAGAGAGGTTGTTGAGTGCCCCTGCATGCATTGCTGGTGCTATAAGAAATATCCACGTAAGGCTTATTACAAGTCACTGAGAGAA GACTATGAATTAAGAAGAGACTTCATAACAGAAATGCTCAGTGGTATTGGTTTCCAGGTTGAGTTTAAGCCTCAGGGTTCGTTTTTCATATTCGCCGAGCTACTAGATTGTTGTGAacaaatttgtatttgtattttttCTCTCATTCTCCCGTCCTCTGTTTTTTTTAAGGTTCCCAAAAGGAGATTCTATGGGAGACATACATGGACCAATTGA